From the genome of Terriglobales bacterium:
TCGCGATAGGGATAATCGTGATGCGCGAAGGTGTCGCAGAAATTCTGGATGAACCCGTAGAGCGTAGGTTCGGTGTCGATGGGATCGCCCTTGCGAACACGAATGTCGCCATCGTGATTGCCGGGAATGGCGAAGATGGGAGCGGGGTAGTACTGGTAGGGCTCGTAGAACTGCCACTTGTACAGTGTGCTCTGGCCATTGAAGTAGATTACGTCTCCCAGGTCGTAAAAGAACATGGGCTTTGCGCCATCGCCGGCCTTGGTGATCTGAGCTTCCATGGCATCGGAGATGGCACGCTGCACGTCGTCGCCGTGGATGCCACCCGTGTCGCCCACAGAGTGGAAGACGAGTTGTCCTGACTGCGCGATGCGAGTGTCGGCATCGGGGAGGATGCTGACGAGTGGAAGGGTGAGATTGACGTTGTTGGTGACGGGAGGGGGCTCGAAGTAAGGATCATCCTTAGGGTCGGCGACGGGATCTCCGAAGGGACGACGCGACTTGCCGAAATTCTGTCCCTTGGGCGCGGAGCGCTGAGTCAGTATGCGTGGAGTTTGCGGAAAGAAGCTGGGCTGACGGCTGGGTTGACGGGTCTGTACGGCTGGCATATTCACCTCGTGAATAGAGATTCAATAGGCCATAGGTATAGGAAGATTCACCGAATTTTCAGATTTGGCGGCGTGACCCGGAGTGTCATGATTTGGAATCCGGGACTGAAAAAGCGCCAGCCTATCCACCCCGAAGGAACTTGAACATTGTCGCCGAAAAGCTGCTGCCTTGCTGCTTTTTCGCGTTGGCTTCACGAATTAAGGAACGAGGTGGAGAAAATGAAATCCGCTACAATTGCGTTATGCCGATTTCCAGCGAAGATGTAATGGACAAGCTGCGCAATTGCTATGATCCGGAGATCCCTCTGAACGTGGTAGATCTGGGATTGATTTATGGTGTGCAAGTAGAGAACGAAGGCGACGTAGTAGTGGAGATGACCCTCACCGCGCAGGGCTGCCCATCGCACGCCGAAATCAGCCGCGACATCCGCCAGACGC
Proteins encoded in this window:
- a CDS encoding metallophosphoesterase, with the translated sequence MPAVQTRQPSRQPSFFPQTPRILTQRSAPKGQNFGKSRRPFGDPVADPKDDPYFEPPPVTNNVNLTLPLVSILPDADTRIAQSGQLVFHSVGDTGGIHGDDVQRAISDAMEAQITKAGDGAKPMFFYDLGDVIYFNGQSTLYKWQFYEPYQYYPAPIFAIPGNHDGDIRVRKGDPIDTEPTLYGFIQNFCDTFAHHDYPYRDTMTQPYVYWTLETPLLNIIGLYSNVEGSLDARGTNEQQAWLEDQMKNAPADRWLLVTVHHPPFSLDSSHGGCPDILSALDRAIEKTRRIPDAILSGHVHNYQRFSRKVGKQTVPYLVAGAGGYANTDTLMHKLQRKAGQPIKTPFTTTLQDVTLENYNEDNPGFLRVTADKKHLTFEYFVVPFKTPTSVSLFDSVTV
- a CDS encoding iron-sulfur cluster assembly protein — encoded protein: MPISSEDVMDKLRNCYDPEIPLNVVDLGLIYGVQVENEGDVVVEMTLTAQGCPSHAEISRDIRQTLLSMPGVNTCKVNVVWDPPWTPQRISPEGRQKLGIEDE